A region from the Nocardioides plantarum genome encodes:
- a CDS encoding SURF1 family protein: protein MGSYRFLLSRRWVSFAVIVVLLAGLAWWLGEWQFGRLHDRQARNDVIRTNEARPPAPVDDVLSPDRNLGEADEWRRVEATGTYDTDNTVIVRYRSNDDGAPGIDVVVPLVTDTGASVVVDRGFLETDARSPDVGDVPQPPTGEVTVVGWVRINGTGSSTAVDDLSTRAISSDTIGTAIGRPVYDGFVDAVSENGMPIDDLAARDLPELDNGPHFFYGLQWWFFGVLAVFGFGYLAYDERRGGPRGEREADRKKVDKPAKVRQTNVPREYQRR from the coding sequence GTGGGGTCCTACCGCTTCCTGCTCAGCCGTCGCTGGGTCTCGTTCGCGGTCATCGTCGTGCTCCTGGCCGGGCTCGCCTGGTGGCTCGGCGAGTGGCAGTTCGGTCGCCTGCACGACCGTCAGGCCCGCAACGACGTCATCCGCACCAACGAGGCCCGCCCACCGGCCCCGGTCGACGACGTCCTCTCCCCCGACCGCAACCTCGGCGAGGCCGACGAGTGGCGCCGGGTCGAGGCCACCGGAACCTACGACACCGACAACACGGTCATCGTGCGCTACCGCAGCAACGACGACGGCGCCCCCGGCATCGACGTCGTCGTACCCCTGGTGACCGACACGGGCGCGTCGGTCGTCGTCGACCGCGGCTTCCTCGAGACCGACGCCCGCTCCCCCGACGTCGGCGACGTCCCCCAGCCCCCCACCGGCGAGGTCACGGTCGTCGGCTGGGTCCGCATCAACGGCACCGGCAGCAGCACCGCCGTCGACGACCTCTCCACCCGCGCCATCTCCTCCGACACGATCGGCACGGCGATCGGCCGCCCCGTCTACGACGGCTTCGTCGACGCCGTCTCCGAGAACGGCATGCCCATCGACGACCTGGCCGCCCGCGACCTCCCCGAGCTCGACAACGGCCCGCACTTCTTCTACGGCCTGCAGTGGTGGTTCTTCGGGGTCCTGGCGGTCTTCGGCTTCGGCTACCTCGCCTACGACGAGCGCCGCGGCGGACCGCGCGGCGAGCGCGAGGCCGACCGCAAGAAGGTCGACAAGCCGGCCAAGGTCCGCCAGACCAACGTGCCGCGGGAGTACCAGCGCCGCTGA
- a CDS encoding ABC transporter ATP-binding protein, translated as MSFMSPNAAAWRSMRSDRSVVDRRVSRETVRRVFGFARPHRRLIAIFLSITVVDSAMVIVTPLLVQRIVDDGIIAGDGGLVTRLALAMAGAALLSAVLAVFAGWFSSRIGEGLIFDLRTQVFGHVQRQSLAFFTRTQTGALVSRLNNDVIGAQRAFTSTLSSTVSNSIAVIVVGIAMIALSWQVTLLCLVMFPILFFVSRWVGARLAGLTRQQMDGNADLGNVMTERFNVGGAMLLKLFGRRSEEDDLFATKAARVRDLGIRISLITRIFGASMMLVPALATALVYGVGGHLAVDGTLTVGTLLALATLLLRLLGPLQGLSNVRIDVMTALVSFERVFEVLDLPSLIKQKHGAVALPRDAGRLEFDHVSFSYPGADEVSLGSLENLARTESKERPQVLTDVGFVAEPGQMIALVGPSGAGKSTVTHLVARLYDVGAGAVRVGGHDVRDVTLQSLEDVVGYVTQDAHMFHDTIGANLRYARPDATDDQVWDALEAAQIAPLVRSLADGLDTVVGDRGYRLSGGERQRLAIARLLLKAPAIVVLDEATAHLDSESEAAVQRALDAALEGRTSLVIAHRLSTVRNADQILVLDGGRIAEFGTHAQLLDGDGLYADLYRTQFFTDDAVPID; from the coding sequence ATGTCCTTCATGTCTCCCAATGCCGCAGCCTGGCGCTCGATGCGCTCCGACCGGAGCGTCGTCGACCGGCGCGTCTCCCGCGAGACCGTACGCCGTGTGTTCGGCTTCGCCCGTCCCCACCGGCGCCTGATCGCGATCTTCCTGTCCATCACCGTCGTCGACTCCGCGATGGTGATCGTGACCCCGCTGCTCGTGCAGCGCATCGTCGACGACGGCATCATCGCGGGCGACGGGGGACTCGTGACCCGGCTGGCGCTCGCCATGGCCGGCGCCGCGCTCCTCAGCGCGGTCCTGGCCGTCTTCGCCGGCTGGTTCTCCTCCCGCATCGGCGAGGGCCTGATCTTCGACCTGCGTACCCAGGTGTTCGGCCACGTCCAGCGCCAGTCCCTCGCGTTCTTCACCCGCACCCAGACCGGGGCTCTCGTCTCCCGGCTCAACAACGACGTGATCGGCGCCCAGCGCGCCTTCACCTCGACCCTGTCCAGCACCGTGTCCAACAGCATCGCCGTCATCGTCGTCGGCATCGCGATGATCGCCCTCAGCTGGCAGGTCACCCTGCTGTGCCTGGTGATGTTCCCGATCCTGTTCTTCGTCTCGCGCTGGGTCGGCGCACGCCTGGCTGGCCTGACCCGCCAGCAGATGGACGGCAACGCCGACCTCGGCAACGTGATGACCGAACGGTTCAACGTCGGCGGCGCGATGCTGCTCAAGCTCTTCGGCCGCCGCAGCGAGGAGGACGACCTCTTCGCCACCAAGGCCGCCCGGGTCCGTGACCTCGGCATCCGGATCTCGCTCATCACGCGCATCTTCGGCGCCTCGATGATGCTCGTGCCCGCGCTCGCGACGGCCCTCGTCTACGGCGTCGGCGGCCACCTCGCCGTCGACGGCACCCTCACGGTCGGCACCCTGCTGGCCCTGGCCACCCTGCTGCTGCGGCTGCTGGGCCCGCTCCAGGGGCTCTCCAACGTCCGCATCGACGTGATGACCGCGCTGGTCAGCTTCGAGCGCGTCTTCGAGGTCCTCGACCTGCCTTCGCTGATCAAGCAGAAGCACGGCGCCGTCGCCCTGCCCCGCGACGCGGGCCGCCTCGAGTTCGACCACGTGTCCTTCAGCTACCCCGGCGCCGATGAGGTCTCCCTCGGCTCCCTGGAGAACCTCGCACGCACCGAGTCCAAGGAGCGCCCCCAGGTGCTCACCGACGTCGGCTTCGTCGCCGAGCCCGGCCAGATGATCGCCCTGGTCGGCCCCTCGGGCGCCGGCAAGAGCACCGTCACCCACCTCGTGGCGCGTCTCTACGACGTCGGCGCCGGCGCCGTCCGCGTCGGCGGCCACGACGTACGAGACGTGACCCTGCAGTCCCTCGAGGACGTCGTCGGCTACGTCACCCAGGACGCCCACATGTTCCACGACACCATCGGCGCCAACCTCCGCTACGCCCGCCCCGACGCCACCGACGACCAGGTCTGGGACGCCCTCGAGGCCGCCCAGATCGCCCCCCTGGTCCGCTCCCTCGCCGACGGCCTCGACACCGTCGTCGGCGACCGCGGCTACCGCCTCTCCGGCGGGGAGCGCCAGCGGCTCGCCATCGCCCGCCTGCTGCTCAAGGCGCCCGCCATCGTCGTCCTCGACGAGGCCACCGCCCACCTCGACTCCGAGTCCGAGGCCGCCGTCCAACGCGCCCTCGACGCCGCCCTCGAGGGCCGTACGTCGCTGGTGATCGCCCACCGCCTCTCGACCGTCCGCAACGCCGACCAGATCCTGGTCCTCGACGGCGGCCGCATCGCCGAGTTCGGCACCCACGCCCAGCTCCTCGACGGCGACGGCCTCTACGCCGACCTCTACCGCACCCAGTTCTTCACCGACGACGCGGTGCCGATCGACTGA